A region of uncultured Draconibacterium sp. DNA encodes the following proteins:
- a CDS encoding type II CAAX endopeptidase family protein: MKARQKAATFLTQPAVILTFISIILTLSIATSNYGTILGYVIVLVTAWAVKWDWSFFSIQKNPLVKTVLKAILYTILIIVANDFLFQPVIEYFYGATDLSNFEGLKGNWQNYLVFLAIMWIFAAFGEEFLYRGYMLKQLARIFGNSQPAWAAAILISSLAFGFAHLYQGASGIITTGFVALLFSSIFYKNQKNLWVLVLTHGFYDVFGITMIFLDKERIITNWAQEHIFFFLS; the protein is encoded by the coding sequence ATGAAAGCAAGACAAAAAGCCGCAACTTTTCTTACGCAACCGGCCGTAATTCTAACATTTATTTCCATTATTCTAACCTTATCAATTGCTACCAGCAATTATGGCACTATCCTGGGATATGTAATCGTTTTAGTCACTGCCTGGGCGGTAAAATGGGACTGGTCGTTTTTTTCAATTCAAAAAAATCCGCTTGTAAAAACCGTTCTCAAAGCCATTTTATATACCATTCTCATCATCGTTGCAAACGACTTTCTTTTTCAACCCGTCATCGAATATTTTTATGGTGCTACCGATTTAAGCAACTTCGAAGGCTTAAAAGGAAACTGGCAAAACTACCTTGTCTTTTTGGCCATAATGTGGATCTTCGCCGCGTTTGGCGAGGAATTTTTATATCGCGGTTACATGCTTAAACAACTGGCCCGTATTTTTGGCAACAGTCAGCCGGCATGGGCAGCAGCAATTCTTATTTCATCTTTAGCATTTGGTTTTGCGCATTTGTATCAGGGAGCTTCGGGCATAATTACCACCGGATTTGTGGCACTGCTATTTAGTTCGATTTTCTACAAAAATCAAAAAAACCTTTGGGTACTGGTTCTTACACATGGTTTTTACGACGTATTTGGAATTACGATGATTTTTCTTGATAAAGAACGTATCATTACCAACTGGGCACAGGAGCACATATTTTTCTTCCTGAGCTAG
- a CDS encoding aspartyl protease family protein: protein MKRILSILIIVASLFGCGISTTKISNQQVLNKLEDLIEVSDFFKLKETYNQNIDQLSETHKLYYSALISNVFNNAEESNKAIDELLEKHGASLTDTMLNELYSTKLLNHVNLYEYSETAKASEFILNNFAALNDSSELENLQNEIKIWEALKDVPRQEIVKTADALIPMTKDKVGLFNIDVSFGDSTKNLLFDTGANFSVMVRSLAKKLNLEITEADFYVTAATGLRVKSDIAIAPELTIAGIIFKNVFFLVLDDKDLSFPQIDYYINGAIGFPVIEAMDEIRVSKDNQIFVPKNPVEYAYNNFALDGLMPIIAAEYNGDTLRFNFDTGATTTSLYPQFYKDYKNQVERNFEKEKFTAGSGGGIIEFEGYIIDKLNLKVADSAAQIDSVRLHIEDIGGAENNFHGNFGQDYIKQFDEMIISFKYASVTFN from the coding sequence ATGAAAAGAATTCTATCAATACTTATTATCGTTGCCAGTTTATTTGGCTGTGGAATATCGACTACCAAAATATCCAATCAGCAGGTACTGAACAAGCTGGAAGATTTAATTGAAGTTTCCGACTTTTTCAAACTCAAAGAAACCTACAATCAAAATATCGATCAGCTTTCAGAAACGCATAAACTTTACTACAGCGCATTAATCAGCAATGTATTTAATAATGCAGAAGAATCGAACAAGGCCATTGATGAACTACTCGAAAAACACGGTGCCTCACTTACCGATACGATGCTTAACGAACTGTACAGTACAAAACTTTTAAACCATGTAAATCTGTACGAATATTCAGAGACCGCAAAAGCCAGTGAATTTATATTAAACAATTTTGCAGCACTGAACGATTCATCAGAATTAGAAAACCTGCAAAATGAAATAAAAATTTGGGAGGCATTAAAAGATGTTCCCCGTCAGGAAATTGTTAAAACCGCTGATGCGTTGATTCCAATGACAAAGGATAAAGTGGGCTTATTTAATATCGATGTAAGTTTTGGGGACTCAACCAAAAACCTGCTTTTTGATACCGGCGCCAACTTTTCGGTGATGGTTCGGTCGCTGGCAAAAAAACTGAATTTAGAAATAACAGAGGCCGATTTTTATGTAACTGCTGCAACCGGTTTACGCGTTAAAAGCGACATAGCAATTGCGCCCGAACTCACCATTGCCGGTATTATTTTTAAGAATGTTTTCTTTTTGGTACTCGACGACAAGGACCTTTCTTTTCCGCAAATCGATTATTATATAAACGGAGCAATTGGATTTCCGGTTATTGAAGCCATGGATGAAATTCGGGTGAGTAAAGACAACCAGATTTTTGTGCCGAAAAATCCGGTAGAATACGCGTACAATAATTTTGCGTTGGATGGTTTGATGCCGATTATTGCTGCCGAATATAACGGCGATACTTTGCGTTTTAATTTTGATACAGGAGCCACAACCACATCGTTGTATCCACAATTTTATAAAGACTATAAAAACCAGGTTGAACGAAATTTTGAGAAAGAAAAATTTACTGCCGGAAGTGGCGGTGGTATTATTGAGTTTGAAGGTTATATAATCGACAAGCTGAATTTAAAGGTTGCAGATTCAGCGGCCCAAATTGACAGCGTTCGCCTGCACATTGAAGATATTGGAGGTGCGGAAAATAATTTTCACGGAAACTTTGGACAAGATTACATTAAACAATTTGATGAAATGATAATCAGTTTTAAATATGCATCGGTAACCTTTAACTAG